The candidate division WOR-3 bacterium genome contains a region encoding:
- a CDS encoding HD domain-containing phosphohydrolase → MNFQRASLREVQRYLNEIARYFIEKSGAKSITIYTYDLKTKLLHRLIAVGKNINLKNAEILKLGRDMPIPKFSKKFFSLNKKNEYKLFDNIPGRILFFPVKFNGDIIGLLIVQFPKKKLNAKQIAKINKELRMLGICLHSYAVLKTMSDEVHGLKMVDDINRIVATELNPERLYNKMYEQVKRIVRVRNLRIDLYDQERHSLNPVFFIHNGKRVDKHPTVSINNSMILSEIYRQKKVMLTAEYKKLLKKFNRANLSSDMEVDSFIALPLMIRDNFLGIIMCWDKYRKNIFTNSVVKFLKLMAGQSAIAIYNARLFEQLNKAINDLTLLYQIEYHISSILSIEELLKTAVNLIDSALGNLITTILIPDEKNERLEIKAITPNVKIKPGFEYVPLNRGIVGEAMKTKRLIYVADVEKDDRYVSAIEGVRSEIAIPLISGAKILGVIDFQSKLKDRFDLMTIDLLDDIAHRIATFLENAILYEEIEKSYAETIKAFVLAMEVKDSYTRGHSERVTELAMKLADKIEIADGRKKLLYWACLLHDIGKIGISEAILNKPGALDEFEFSEIKRHPVEGAKMLEQIEGLKGVVPIIRHHHENYDGTGYPDGLKGDEIPLESRILAVCDVYDAMTTIRSYRKPFSNEGAMEAIKSFSGTRLDPDIVRKFLKMMEEKHRR, encoded by the coding sequence ATGAATTTTCAGCGGGCATCATTGAGAGAGGTCCAGCGATATCTCAATGAAATTGCACGCTATTTTATTGAAAAATCAGGTGCAAAAAGCATCACTATATATACTTATGATCTAAAAACAAAATTATTGCACCGTTTAATTGCCGTTGGTAAAAATATAAATTTAAAAAATGCTGAAATATTAAAATTGGGCAGAGACATGCCTATTCCAAAATTTTCAAAAAAGTTTTTTTCTCTGAACAAAAAGAATGAATATAAACTATTTGATAATATTCCGGGCAGGATTCTGTTTTTCCCGGTCAAATTCAATGGAGATATTATTGGTTTATTGATCGTTCAATTCCCGAAGAAAAAATTAAATGCTAAACAGATAGCAAAAATAAACAAAGAATTGCGGATGCTTGGAATTTGTCTTCATAGTTATGCAGTTCTTAAAACCATGAGTGATGAGGTACATGGATTAAAAATGGTGGATGACATAAATCGGATTGTCGCCACAGAGTTAAATCCGGAAAGACTTTACAATAAAATGTACGAACAGGTAAAGCGAATTGTCAGGGTAAGAAATTTAAGGATTGATCTTTATGACCAGGAAAGGCATAGTTTGAACCCGGTGTTTTTTATTCACAATGGAAAACGTGTAGATAAACACCCAACAGTAAGTATTAATAATTCAATGATTCTTTCTGAAATTTATAGACAAAAGAAAGTTATGTTGACCGCAGAATATAAGAAATTATTAAAGAAGTTTAACAGAGCCAATTTGTCGTCGGATATGGAGGTCGATTCTTTTATCGCACTTCCCCTTATGATTAGAGATAATTTCCTTGGTATTATAATGTGCTGGGACAAATATAGAAAGAATATCTTTACGAACAGCGTGGTTAAGTTTTTAAAACTTATGGCAGGACAATCTGCAATTGCAATTTATAATGCACGTTTATTTGAACAATTGAATAAGGCGATTAATGATTTAACCTTGCTTTATCAAATTGAGTATCACATCAGCAGTATATTGAGTATTGAAGAACTATTGAAGACTGCAGTAAATTTGATTGATTCGGCTTTGGGAAACCTTATAACCACGATATTAATTCCGGATGAAAAAAATGAGAGACTTGAAATAAAGGCAATAACTCCCAATGTCAAGATAAAACCCGGATTTGAATACGTACCATTAAATCGTGGCATTGTTGGTGAAGCAATGAAGACAAAGCGATTGATATATGTGGCAGATGTAGAAAAAGATGATAGATATGTTTCAGCAATTGAAGGTGTAAGATCGGAAATAGCAATCCCGCTTATTTCAGGGGCAAAGATTCTGGGGGTGATAGATTTTCAGAGCAAGCTTAAAGATCGTTTTGATTTGATGACGATAGATCTGCTTGATGATATTGCCCACAGAATTGCGACATTTCTTGAGAATGCGATCCTTTACGAAGAAATAGAAAAAAGTTACGCGGAGACGATAAAGGCATTTGTTCTGGCGATGGAAGTGAAAGATTCGTATACCCGTGGACATTCCGAACGGGTGACCGAACTGGCAATGAAGTTGGCAGACAAAATTGAAATTGCTGATGGTAGAAAGAAATTACTTTACTGGGCTTGTCTACTGCATGATATAGGGAAAATTGGGATAAGTGAAGCGATATTGAATAAACCGGGTGCGCTTGATGAATTTGAATTTTCTGAAATCAAAAGGCATCCAGTTGAAGGAGCAAAGATGCTTGAACAGATTGAGGGTCTAAAAGGTGTTGTGCCGATAATAAGACATCACCACGAGAATTATGATGGTACAGGTTATCCAGATGGTTTGAAAGGGGATGAGATTCCTTTAGAATCAAGGATTCTTGCGGTCTGCGATGTTTATGATGCAATGACAACTATTCGTTCTTATCGCAAGCCGTTTTCTAATGAAGGGGCCATGGAAGCGATTAAATCCTTTAGTGGAACGAGACTTGATCCTGATATTGTTAGAAAATTTTTAAAAATGATGGAAGAAAAACACAGGAGGTAA
- a CDS encoding chemotaxis protein CheW has product MAIKPKKNDKKITTDKESSSVLNSVISDLQTEKGYAVFAVGNEFYCIDLDTIFEILHDFAIVPVSHLPKYFEGVINLRGESIPVVNLKNLLNISSAITNFQVCIVITSGGEKTGFLVDSDIEIIKSSECQSFALPDCFNAEEQKFLDGIIEYKGRLIGIIKLNQALKTLTEWRLKNENK; this is encoded by the coding sequence GTGGCTATAAAACCGAAAAAAAATGATAAGAAAATAACTACAGACAAAGAATCCAGTTCAGTTTTAAACTCAGTTATAAGCGACCTGCAGACAGAGAAAGGCTATGCAGTGTTCGCCGTAGGTAATGAATTTTATTGCATTGACCTTGATACCATATTTGAGATTTTGCACGATTTTGCTATAGTGCCGGTCTCACATCTACCAAAATATTTTGAAGGAGTTATAAATTTAAGGGGAGAATCAATTCCCGTGGTCAATTTAAAAAATCTCCTAAATATCAGTTCAGCAATAACCAATTTTCAGGTGTGCATAGTTATCACATCCGGTGGTGAAAAAACAGGATTTCTGGTAGATTCAGACATAGAAATAATAAAATCTTCTGAATGCCAGTCGTTTGCCCTGCCTGATTGTTTTAATGCAGAAGAACAAAAATTTCTTGATGGAATAATTGAATATAAAGGAAGGTTGATTGGAATCATAAAATTAAACCAAGCCTTAAAAACGCTCACGGAATGGAGGTTAAAAAATGAAAATAAATAA